A single genomic interval of Cydia splendana chromosome 10, ilCydSple1.2, whole genome shotgun sequence harbors:
- the LOC134794512 gene encoding acyl-CoA Delta(11) desaturase-like has translation MVDGPNVTGVTKNRDVKSSPQQDVPIQKPRDYEILYRNVLSFSYLHIAALYGLYLCLTSAKWGTILLAIILCIVGEIGITAGVHRLWSHKTYKANRALEILLIIMNSVASQKSAVPWIRDHRVHHKYSDTDADPHNAKRGFFFSHIGWLMVKKHPEVLSKGKTIDMSDVYSNPVLMFQNKYALPIFGSLCFGLPTLIPMYFWGESLNNAWHLTILRYTVCLNITFLVNSAAHFYGQKPYDNNILPRQNILVSILAVGEGFHNYHHVFPWDYRTAELGNNALNLTTKFIDFFAWLGWASEMKTVSTKAIDLRAKRTGDGTNLWGWGDEHMTQEEIKAVDIIFPNKEVNETCKNKK, from the exons ATGGTTGATGGTCCAAATGTAACTGGCGTGACTAAAAATAGAGATGTAAAGTCTTCACCGCAGCAAGATGTACCAATCCAAAAGCCAAGGGATTATGAAATACTGTACCGAAATGTACTGTCATTCAGCTATCTTCATATAGCTGCCCTATACGGCTTATATTTATGTCTTACTTCAGCAAAATGGGGTACAATTTTGTTGG CTATAATTCTGTGTATTGTCGGTGAGATCGGCATTACGGCTGGCGTCCACAGGCTCTGGTCCCACAAAACTTATAAGGCCAATCGGGCTTTGGAAATCCTCCTCATCATAATGAACTCTGTGGCGTCCCAAAAGTCAGCCGTGCCCTGGATCAGGGACCACAGAGTCCATCACAAGTACAGTGACACAGATGCTGACCCTCATAACGCGAAGAGAGGTTTCTTCTTCTCACATATTGGTTGGCTAATGGTGAAGAAGCATCCAGAGGTTTTGTCGAAGGGGAAGACCATCGACATGTCTGACGTTTACAGCAATCCAGTGCTTATGTTCCAAAATAA GTATGCTCTACCTATTTTTGGTAGCTTGTGCTTCGGGCTGCCTACACTGATTCCGATGTACTTCTGGGGGGAATCACTGAACAACGCCTGGCATCTTACAATTCTTCGCTACACAGTCTGCCTGAACATCACATTTTTGGTCAACAGTGCTGCACATTTCTACGGACAAAAACCTTATGACAACAACATATTACCGCGCCAGAATATACTTGTATCGATATTAGCCGTTGGGGAGGGTTTTCATAATTACCACCACGTTTTTCCTTGGGATTACCGCACTGCAGAATTAGGCAACAATGCTTTGAACTTGACAACgaaatttattgattttttcgCTTGGCTGGGCTGGGCGTCTGAGATGAAGACCGTGTCAACTAAAGCCATAGACCTCAGAGCTAAAAGAACTGGTGATGGTACCAATTTGTGGGGGTGGGGCGATGAACATATGACTCAAGAAGAAATTAAAGCAGTCGACATTATCTTTCCTAACAAGGAAGTGAATGAGacatgtaaaaataagaaataa